The following proteins are encoded in a genomic region of Candidatus Binatia bacterium:
- a CDS encoding divergent polysaccharide deacetylase family protein yields MARILGFFLNCGLGVLIFLSVSALQQGPEAPVAVPPQLHSDWAADFPERIDRVTAALSQVALPFPTPTMAARGAGAVRWFHRRYEITLPKPEGSGQIAQWFDPARTAAPGVTLNVSEETDGATVQVGVDGLLTHTVALHWLPHRPRAVIIIGDLGSDLLIARALAGIDAPVTFAIKPFQPFSKEVAELATLFHREVLLQLEPEADHRPNSAPSPTPPASTERGGLSRWLAQNLAAVPHAVGITSRFQPPFTGDHEHLQSLLKALKEKNLFVVGAGDASLHDTCEVAASMAVGCADNTVVLGDTDDEQIIQNELQAVVETARTRGDTIATGHATQATLVTLRAAIPTFAAAGVDVVPASTVVRDRSLSPR; encoded by the coding sequence ATGGCCAGAATTCTCGGCTTTTTCCTCAACTGCGGCCTCGGCGTGCTCATATTCCTGAGTGTGTCCGCGCTGCAGCAGGGTCCGGAAGCACCCGTTGCGGTTCCTCCTCAGTTGCATTCGGACTGGGCGGCTGATTTTCCCGAGCGGATCGATCGAGTAACGGCTGCGCTGTCCCAGGTGGCGCTGCCGTTCCCCACCCCGACCATGGCTGCACGAGGCGCCGGCGCGGTCCGCTGGTTTCACCGGCGCTACGAAATCACCCTGCCGAAGCCCGAGGGGTCCGGTCAAATCGCGCAGTGGTTCGATCCGGCCCGTACCGCCGCTCCGGGGGTCACGCTGAACGTCAGTGAGGAAACCGACGGAGCCACTGTGCAGGTTGGCGTGGACGGGCTATTGACCCATACCGTCGCACTCCATTGGCTCCCGCACCGCCCCCGCGCTGTGATTATCATCGGCGACCTCGGGAGCGACTTGCTGATCGCACGCGCATTGGCCGGAATCGATGCGCCGGTAACGTTCGCCATCAAGCCGTTCCAGCCGTTTTCAAAAGAGGTAGCCGAACTGGCAACGCTGTTTCACCGCGAGGTGTTGCTGCAACTCGAGCCAGAGGCGGACCACCGGCCAAACAGCGCTCCCTCCCCTACCCCGCCAGCCAGCACCGAGCGCGGCGGCCTCTCGCGCTGGCTGGCCCAAAACCTGGCGGCAGTGCCCCACGCCGTCGGCATCACCAGCCGCTTTCAACCACCATTCACCGGCGATCACGAACACCTGCAGTCGCTGTTGAAGGCCCTCAAGGAGAAGAACCTATTCGTCGTAGGCGCCGGTGATGCTTCGCTGCACGATACTTGCGAGGTGGCCGCCTCAATGGCTGTTGGATGCGCTGACAACACGGTCGTCCTGGGCGATACGGACGACGAGCAGATCATCCAGAATGAATTGCAGGCCGTGGTGGAAACGGCGCGAACCCGCGGCGACACGATCGCGACCGGCCACGCTACGCAAGCCACTCTGGTGACGCTCCGGGCCGCAATTCCAACCTTTGCCGCGGCGGGAGTTGACGTGGTGCCGGCTTCGACTGTCGTCCGGGACCGATCCTTGTCCCCGCGTTGA
- a CDS encoding S41 family peptidase: MGTRKQRLRTIVLVFGVTVVLWFGGRLVGRVSAVAKETYENIEVFTNVLALVQKNYVDPVTTKQLIDGAITGMLAALDPHSGYLPPDLYKELQVDTRGSFGGLGIEITTRNNVLTVVSPIEDTPAYRAGIKPGDQIIKIQDEYTKDMPLVEAVKKMRGPQGSKIRLTLRREGLAHFIEHTLTREVIRIQSVKSHMLEKGYAYLRVTQFQERTDDDLQHALSNLEQENGAPIAGMVLDLRNNPGGLLTQAVKVSDEFVDSGLVVYTDGRLESQKQKYFAHRAGSHTDFPMIVLVNGGSASASEIVAGCLQDHKRALILGTQTFGKGSVQTILPLDETAAIRLTTARYYTPNGRSIQATGITPDVVVENNVVQAKAEGGPSFPTIREENLPRHFGHKDKGAPGSTEPKQIEEESAETLSLHEGELGKDPQLDRALDLLKSWNVFKTVIAQNAP, from the coding sequence ATGGGCACCCGGAAGCAAAGGCTGCGTACCATCGTTCTCGTCTTCGGCGTGACAGTCGTCTTGTGGTTCGGTGGGCGTCTCGTCGGCCGCGTCTCGGCAGTAGCCAAGGAGACCTACGAGAACATTGAAGTCTTCACCAACGTTCTGGCTCTAGTTCAAAAGAATTACGTGGATCCGGTAACGACCAAGCAGCTCATCGATGGTGCCATCACCGGAATGCTGGCCGCACTCGACCCTCACAGCGGCTACCTGCCTCCGGATTTGTACAAGGAGTTGCAGGTTGATACGCGCGGCAGCTTTGGCGGCTTGGGTATCGAAATCACCACCCGGAACAACGTGCTCACCGTTGTCTCCCCGATCGAAGACACGCCCGCTTATCGGGCCGGCATCAAGCCAGGTGATCAGATCATCAAGATTCAGGATGAGTACACGAAGGACATGCCGCTGGTCGAGGCGGTAAAGAAAATGCGCGGCCCGCAGGGGAGCAAGATCCGTCTCACCTTGCGGCGCGAAGGCCTGGCGCACTTCATCGAGCACACTCTTACCCGCGAGGTGATTCGGATTCAGAGCGTCAAGTCACACATGTTGGAGAAGGGGTACGCCTACCTGCGCGTCACGCAGTTCCAAGAACGGACGGATGACGATCTGCAGCATGCCCTTTCGAACCTCGAGCAGGAGAACGGTGCGCCGATTGCCGGGATGGTTCTCGACCTCCGGAACAACCCCGGTGGCCTGCTCACGCAGGCCGTCAAGGTATCGGACGAGTTCGTAGACTCCGGTCTGGTCGTCTACACCGATGGCCGGCTGGAAAGCCAAAAGCAGAAGTACTTTGCCCATAGGGCAGGCAGCCACACCGACTTCCCGATGATCGTTTTGGTCAACGGCGGCAGCGCCAGCGCCTCGGAAATCGTCGCCGGGTGTTTGCAGGACCACAAGCGCGCGCTCATCCTCGGCACGCAAACGTTCGGCAAGGGATCGGTTCAGACGATTTTGCCGCTGGATGAAACTGCGGCAATCCGATTGACGACGGCGAGGTACTACACACCAAACGGACGCTCAATTCAGGCCACCGGCATCACGCCGGACGTCGTGGTCGAAAACAACGTCGTGCAGGCCAAGGCCGAAGGTGGCCCAAGCTTCCCGACCATTCGCGAAGAAAACCTGCCTCGTCACTTCGGACACAAGGACAAAGGCGCTCCTGGTTCTACGGAACCGAAACAGATCGAGGAAGAATCCGCGGAGACGCTGTCCCTACACGAAGGCGAGCTGGGCAAGGATCCGCAACTGGACCGCGCTCTCGATCTGTTGAAAAGCTGGAACGTGTTCAAGACAGTCATAGCGCAGAACGCGCCATGA